A window of Anabas testudineus chromosome 7, fAnaTes1.2, whole genome shotgun sequence genomic DNA:
CCCTGTGAAGGCTAATCCTTCTGAGATTGCTAAAACAGAGTCCTGCTTCTCTGCTTTAAAAAGCTGGATGTCTGGTAATTTTTTCCCTTCTAAATTCAGATAAAACTTGAACAGATGTTGATTAGTGGCATGCTCCAACAATCTCACAAGTTTGACCAGTTAACCCTCTTGACAACTGTGTGATTTCTCAGAGCTTGACAGCCAACAGTCTTGGATAATGCAGAGCTTTTGTCTCCTGTCTGTCCCcagagttaaataaaaaatcagcaGTCTGAACAGCCTTTTCCCACAATGCCCCCCTCCTTTAGGATAACCTCTATGCAGACAGATAGTCTCACTCTGTAGTGGTTTTTGAATATCCATAGCTATTTTCTTATTTGTCATTCATATTGCGATCATGTTGTCCCCCCGTGTGGTTTCAGATCCTGCTTTGCTTAAACCATATGCAACACCTGCCCTTTGTCCTGCTTTGGCATCATCTCCCATTTTCATAAATTtgtacaacataaaaaaaatgatattttcaAAAGTAATTATATTTGAAGGTACTTACAAAGTGGTTTTGGAGACTTTGACCACTGGCAGCATTCCCAGAAGAACCTTCTCTGACTTCAGGTACTTTTTCAGATCAAACACATCAAGTTTCTCATCTGATGTCAACAGCACAAAAgtcagagctgaccactgagcagcagaaaaCTTTTCAAATTCTTTTGTTTCTGACTGCAGGTACTTTTTCACTTCTTTCACAAGAGAGTggtcattcagttcattcagacagtagAAGAGGTTGAggtttttctctgcacttttatcatcattcttctcttttctgaTCTTCTCTTTGATGAACttaattgttttcttgttggtCTCTTTAgcatttcctgtctttttcaGCAGTCCTTGAAAAAGAATTTGATTAGTTTCCAGAGACAGGCCAAGCAGGAAGCGAAGAAACAGGTCATAGTCTCCATGTTCACTGTTTAAGGCCTTGTTCACTGCTGTCTTGTAGAAGTCTATTGTAGGCAAGTCTGCATTTGTTGAAGCAGGTATGGTTAGCAGATTTTGACCTTCTTCAttgaatgtgtaaaatgcatAAAACGCTGCTAGAAACTCTTGAATGCTCATATGTGCAAAGCAGAACAGTTTCTGTTGGTAAAGCCCACAGCCATCTCGTTTGATTTGGGTGAATAACCCTGAGAACACGGCAGCATTTGTGATGTCAATACCACACTCCTTGAGTTTTTCTTCAGTGAAGAGTAGGTTCCCTTTCTCAAGCTCAGTAAAAGCAAGTTTTGACAAAGACAGGATTGTTTCCTTGTTCCTTGTGTTCCAGCAGGAATCTGTCTCAGAACCATCAGCTGCCTCATCTCTATACTTAACATTAGCCTGTCTGcactgcagcagaagaaggtggaTGTACATATCAGTCAGAGTCTTGGGCATCCCTTCATCTTGGTTTCGACTCACAAAGTCCTCCAAGACTTCTGAAGTGATCCAACAGAAGACcgggatgtgacacatgatgtaaAGGCTCCTTGATTTTTTGACATTTGATAAGATTTGCTCAGCCAGGTGTTTATCACTGAatctcttcctgaagtactgTTCTTTCTGGTCATCATTGAATCCTCGGACCTCTGTAACCCGGTCAACTTTATCACCAGGGATATGATTTGATGCTGCAGGACGGGAGGTGATCCAGATTTGAGCTTCAGGAAGCAGGTTCCCTTGGATAAGATTGGTCAGTAGAACTTTAACTGAGGTTGGTTTTGTCATATCTGTccacactgtgttttcactgaagtcAAGGTCAAGGCGACATTCATCGTATCCATCAAGAACAACCagaattttgtatttgttgtagtcttttatttctgatgtttCCATAGCTGGGAAGAACTGATGAATGAGTTCCTCAAGACTgtgttctctttcttttttcaaattcaGCTCCCGGAATGGAAGTGGAAATGTGTAATATATGTTTTCATTGGCTTTACCCTCAGCCCAGTCCAGCATGTACTTCaatgatgcaaatgtttttccaatgcCTGCCATTCCGTTTGTTAGCACAGTTCTGATGGGTTTGTTTTCTCCAGATGTATCTTTAAAGATGTCATGATATTTAATgggtgtttcctgttttttgaACTTCGCATCTTGAACTTGTCTGGTTTCACTCTGAACATTgacctctcctttctctccctctatgATGTAGAGATCTGTGAAGATGTCATTTAGAAGAGCAGAGGTTTTCTGCCTATCAATCCCCTCACACACCTTGGTGAATTGATCTTTCAGCTGAGTTTTAAGCTTCCGTTGGCTTGCAACATCAGGTTTCTCTGTAAGAAAATATTATGATATGGGATATAAGAATAGgttattaacaaaaaatattatagAACTTGTTGTGTCTATTACAACTTATAAAGACAACAGAATGTTCGGCTGCCTTGTTATTCTTTAGAAGATTGGCGACAACAAAAAGAGAGCTTAAGGAGTATGGCCTGTGTTGTTAAAAATAGAAGAATTTGACACCGTCAATAAAGACTGATTGAACTGTACCTTTCTGCAAATAGTGTGAGTGATGACAGAAAAGTCCCCACTTATCTCAGCTTAAAGAGTAGTAAAACAAGCTGCTACATAATCCATTAGCTCTAGAAAAGTCCTCAtatcaaacatttcaaattgttGTGCAAACAAATCACCTGAGCCCCAAACCAATGGTATCTGATAGTAGAGAGATTTCGTTTTTCACAACAGAAACCAGTCTAAGGATGAGAGCATCACTGATTATATTGCTAAATTGCGCAAACTTTCTCAGTTTTGTGAATTTGGAGTGGGACTATATGATGAACAGAATGGGCTTTGGGATGCATAGTCAAAGCACACAGAAGAGGCTGCTGTCAGAGAAATGTCTTACACTGGAAAAAGCACTATTACAGTGTTGAAAGAAGAAGCAAAGAGATGCTttggaaatacaaaaaaagagtGTGGAGAGTAAAGTGGATCAGTCTGATACAGATGTTCTGGCTTGCTTAGAGCTACACAGTAtcactgaagaagaaaacaaagagatcATTAGGCTCAGCCCCAGAAGTGTCTGGTGTAAAATTAAAGATGAAGTTAGACACAGGATCAGTCTATCAGGGGGGTATCACTCAGCTAGTAAAAACTATACTAAGCTCATAGGTTACAGTACTCAGACCTGCATATttgttttcaattcaattcagttcagttttatttgtatagagccaatttacaacagaagttatctcaagacactttacagtggaaggtttaagaccttacagaaaatatttatacaaaaaattatagagaaaacccaacagtgGCAGTGGaaaggcaacagtggagaggaaaactccctttagaggaagaaacctccagcaaaaccaggctcatTGTGGGCGGCCacctgcctcgaccggttggggtgattggaaagagaagagagaaaagaacagcaggcaataaagacaacaacaagcaccaagaacattgggcaagtcaactggattctggagatgtacaactccaggccgaggataccttcagaaaagtacagagagagggagacagagagaagaaatacaactacaggagagagaagacacaaagttaatgacatgcaatggtggcatttgcattgatacgggaggaaggagagaggagagaagctcagtttgtcagtagagtttccccagcagactaagctatatcagcataactaagagatggttcagagtcacctgatccatctctaactataagctttataaaaaaggaaagtctagtcttaaatgtggagagggtgtctgcctcccgaacctgaactgggagctggttccacaggagaggggcttggtagctaaaggctctgcctcccattctacatttggaaactctaggaaccacaagtaaacctgcagtctgagaacgtagagttctgcttggaagatatggaactatgaggtctttaagataagatggagcctgattattaagagatttataagtgaggagaagaattttaaattcaattctggattttacagggagccaatggagagaatctaaagtaggagaaatatgatctctcttgctaattccagtcagaactccggctgcagcattttggattaactggaggctctttaatgagttattgggacatcccattaataaggaattacaatagtccagtctggaagtaacaaatgcatggactagtttttcagcatcactttgggacaggatgctcctaatttgagcaatgtttctcaggtgaaaaaaggcagttctagagatatctttgatgtatgaagtgaaggagatatcctgatcaaagataactctgagatttcttacagtattacttaaagccaatagaagaagaagaagaagaagaaacgcttttatttgtcacatttacatgttacagacgaaattggtcctctgcatttaacccatccccctggggggagcagtgggcagctacatacagcgcccggggcgctagcgtggagtgtctcgctcaaggacacacctggtggctgtgacggggtttgaaccccgaaccttctgcattcaaagcagatgatctacccacCAGCCaccaatactaagtcatcaagggtgaggACGtaattagacatagtgtctctgagatttcttaggcccaaacagtataacctctgtcttgtctggatttagaagaaggaaattggaggacatccaggcctttatgtcttttaagcatgcttgacgtttgactaattgattgagtttctcctggtttcatagataagtatagctgggtattatctgcataacaatggaaatttatagagtgtttcctaataatattgcctaagggggacatatataaagtgaaaagaatccGTCCAAGCACcgatccctgtggaactccatatctaactttgctgtgcatggaagattcatcagTAACATGTACAAagtgaaatctatctgataaatatgatttaaaccactctgtACCACTCAGTCACtcagtaataaaatgttgtgatctatagtgtcgaatgcagcactaagatctaacatgacaagtatagagagtagaccactgtctgatgctaatagaagatcattagtgacctttaccagtgctgtttctgtactatgatgtactctaaatcctgactggaaatcttcatacaagttattgctacgcaggtggtcgtacaattgcttagaaactatcttttcaagaattttagagataaagagcagattggatattggtctataattcgctaagacccctgagtccagagtaggctttttgagtagggcttgactacagcaaccttaaaagcctgtggtacgtagactatttgtaaagatagattgatctgatctaatatggacgtgctgatcaaaggtaagacatccttgaggagtctagtcgggatgcgatctaagagacatgttgatggtttagaggaattaattactgaaattaattcagaatgatctacggggaggaagcagtcttACAGTACAAGCGTGGTCTTGaaagttgttgtacagtccatgctaaatgcagggaggatctgatcagttttttctctaatagttaagattttatttgtaaagaaattcataaaatcattgctgctgagagttgacagaatactaggctcaacagagctatgactcttcAGTCAGCCAGGCTatagtgctgaaaagaaacctagggttgttcttatttgcctctattaaagaggagtaatatgaagttctagctttacggagggcttatttatacattattaaactatctttccaggctaggcaagattcatctaaattggtggaacgcctcatcctttccagcttacgtgatttctgctttaagctacggatttgtgaattgtaccatggagctaacttcctctcactctctagcttctttttcagaggagcaatagtatcaagtattgttccgagtgaagcagcagtactattaacaagatagtccaattgtgctggagtaacattgaaataactgccttcccttgtgttggtacatggctctgaaataaaacatggaatcagttccttaaatttgtcaacagcattttcacataaacatctactgtagttaatcttatctgtaggtttagtaaagtttggtactgtaaattcaaatgtaattaacaaATGGTCAGAtaagagggttttggggaaaaactattaactgatgAACTTCcacactgtatgtcagaataagatcaagggtgtggttaaaacagtgagtgggtttatttactttttgggtaaaaccaatggagtctaatagtgaattaaatgcagtgttgaggcagttatcatcaacatctacatggatattaaagtcacccactataatgacttcatcagcactaagaactaaatcagatagaaactatgagaattcagttaaaaacaagGGACAGGAGGgcggtacacaataacaaacaggactggtttttgatttttccagttaggatcagagaggctaagagtgaggctctcaaatgaattaaaactatgtttactgtaggtctggggttgattaacaaacttgagtggaagattgctgctactcctccaccacgacctgtgtttctaggaacatgataattaatatgacttgaaggcgttgactcattcagagagacatattcatccttctgcagccaggtttcagtaagacagaagtCTATTTGATgatcaattatcaaatcattcactaacagggatgtagacgagagagatctggtatttaaaagtccacatttgattgttgtcttgttattttgttctaagagaggagtcgtctttatttttattaggtttttatgaattactcctcttgtgttagttttagatataaataatttaggtactcggggagcagacactgtctctatagggttatagtagtttttggggggtgacggctgtaaggaagctgcagagagttgtgtaagactgcgtctctgcgtcctgggctccactctgacatgtcagggtttaggtcgtctaataaactctgtcatatttctagagagttgagacgctccatctaaagtgggatggatgtgccatctcttctaatcagcccaggttttctccaaaacgttttccaattgtctatgtagcccacgttgttagcgggacaccacttagacagccagcggttaaatgacgtcatgcggctaaacatgtcttcactggtcagattgggaaggggcccagagaaaactacggagtccgacataGTTTTGACAAAGTTACACACCAATTCAATATTAATTttttaactcctgtgtgaattataattttactaTATTTCGGTTTATACTTatacaggagttttaaataggattcgacgtctagggttatgcttcctaagaaccgtcacccagccggcctgacttcctGGCTGCATGGGAACTGCCGGGGGATGGCTACCAGGAACTATGTTAGCTAGCTCCACACCGGCTACCGGGACCTgactagctggcttgttttccacggtgcggagccgagtctccaaatcactcagcctcgcctccaatgctgcaaataaactacatttattacaaatttcGTTCTAACTAAAGGAGGTcgaggaaaaactaaacatatggCAAACTGAgcaagagagaaggaggagaagagggagaagcagccatggcgaacagagtttagctagcagacctcacaacacaagaaaatttagtattatgaatggtccttaagcaaggtgtatgttataactcttacgccagtacatttacatttagcagacgcttttatccaaagcgacttacaagtcattacaaggtacaaaggtaggcagggtgagtgtgaggaggtcttgcctaaggacccctactggaggtagccatagctgggatttgaaccccagtctcccacatgggaggcggtgatgttaccactacactaccAGCCAGTACTTTTCACTAACGctatgaatttagtttaaagtgtgttaaatttagcaaaacaaacagagcaactgaatagCGAGTCAGCATCGACAACAGAAAGAGATACGATGcgcctaccgtaggaggagcagccaatcACCAAAGGAGGGTTTATGTACTAATATTTTTCCCTCATCTATACCCTTACAAGTTATCACTGCTGCACCATTTTACCAGCTATCAATCATCTTAAGGTTATCAGTTTTTAATATCTGATGTTAAGGTGTTACTGCACATTTATAATCAGTTCAACTATGAACATTATCTCTGCACAATCTAAGGGAAAAATCTTAAAAACGATAACAGTGAGAATTTTCTTAACCTTTGTTAATGTTTATGGAAACATCATTTCATATAATGGTGAAAACATTTCCCGAATGCCACAAACGTCAGCTTGACCAGCACCAGGAGGATTTTCATGCCCTCAGTCAATGCAACTGGAGAAAACTTTGTAGCTTTTCATGCAGTAAAAAACTTTCCGAATTAATACTGCCCAACTCTGCTTTAAGCATGCTTAAATATGTCTGTATCCTTAATTCAGAGGCTTTAACAGCCTTTATCTACTTTTGTTAGCTTACCTCGTATTTCTGTCATCCTGTCAATAGAGTCAGGAGGCAGCTGTTCAGTCTCTGAAGGTCGAGACGTTATCCAGAGCTGGGCTGATGGAAGCAGGTTTCCTCTGATAAGATTTGTCAGTAGCACATTCACTGAGGCTGGTTCTCTAACATCAGCTAGGATGTTGCTTTTGTCAAAGTCAAGAGGAAGTTTATCCAGTCCATCCAAGACTAAAAAAACCTTGAACTGTTCAAAATCAGAAATGACAGATTTTCTTGTTTCCTCAAAGAAATAATTCAGAAGTTCCACCAAACTCATATTTGCATCTTTCATGTTAATGAGCTTAGAGACGTCAAGTGGAAATATAACTTCCTCATCTTTGGATATGCCAATAAAGGTCTTTGCTGAAGTTGCCAACCAAGTTAAAACTGAACCTTTATTTTCTGCCCActgttttatgaatttcttCATTTGTAAGGATTTTCCAATATCAGCTTCTCCGATGGTCAGTACTGTTCTGATTTTTTTCCCACTTCGATCTTTAAAAATATCAGACACTGAATTCACTTGTATTATTGACTTTTTGCAGTCTGTCCACTTTTATCCTGATCACTTATCTTTTCAGTGACTTCTTCTCTCAAGATGTGTTCTATATTTTTCTGGTTAGGATGAGTTATTTCTTCAACCCTAGTGTATTCACTACAAAATCTTATCCTCAGGTTTGATGCCAGCTTCTGTCGGCGCTTCAAGTTATCTGAATAAGAACAAATTTCAGCACATTATTGACAATGAAAGATACATAAGATATAACTGCACACTGAAGTCAGAGCTATAAAATATCATATGTTACTTTCCTACCTCGACATTCAGTCACTTTGTGAATATATTCAGAAGGAATCTTGTCAACTTCTGAAGGTCCAGAGATGATCCACATACGGTCAGAGGGAAGCAGTGTTCCCTTGATCAAGTTTGTTAGCAGCACATCAATCGAGGCTGCTTCTTTCAGATCAGTCAGCTCTTGGTTCTTTTCAAAGTCAAGAGGAAGTTCACACTCTTCCAAACCATCAAGGATGAAGACTAGTTTACACTGGCTGTTGTTCCAAACTCCTGCTTGTTTGACATTGTTGAAGTAATCATCCAGAAAATCTTCCATACTTTGAACTTTTTCAGAATTTGATTTGCTAAGAGTTATTGACACAATCAGGTCAATGTCTCTATTGGACTTTCCTTTCGCCCAGTCAACCATGAACCTCTTCGTTAGAAATGTTTTACCAATACCAGCCACTCCTTTGGTCAACACTGTccgctctttctctttctttgaaTCAAATAAAGAAGagactgatttgattttattgtagCTGTATCCTACTGTTTGTTCACCCTCCTtctttgtgacatttatttcataCAGTTCAGAGTCAGTCTCATGGTCACTCAGTTCTTGCTCGTGTTTCTTCaggatcttcttcttctggtgtTGTGTGAGTTTCTGTATTGCATCTTTCTCTAACGTGAGACAATACAGTAGaaattattcaaaataaataaaattcactttttttaaatttaacttcaAAATGCCCCAATCCAagcagtaaagtaaaaatgtacatattatAATTAGGTGTGACTTTCTATTAATTCCTGCAGAGCAAAGGTTGTCAAAGTTGTAAtcattgaattttaaattattaatatattaatacaaGTTTGTTAATTATAGAtcaaaaaacaagaataaagtATGTCCCATTTAAAAACTAGCTATCACCAAGATCCTTCTCCACTTCTTGCCCAAGTAATCCTGTTTCTCGTTCAGTGGTTCAGTgtcagtcttttttttaaataaattgttattGTTCTAAAACAATTCTTCCATAAAATAACACTGAGAAGACAACaatattaacaatttaaaaaatgtgtttgttttttttgttatagatgtgttttgtgtttttgttttactataCTTAACCTGAACTAACTACTAAACTACTTTACTCCTGACTAAAATACCATTAACATATCCAGCAGACCATAAACTCTGACACTGCACCTACTTTAAGTCTCAATGTTTGTGTGAATCTCTTTCTTACCTTGACATTCTGTCACTTTGTCAATATATTCAGGAGGAATCTTGTCGACTCCTGAGGGTTGAGAGATGATCCACAGTCGAGCAGAGGGAAGTAGTTTtcccttgatgaggtttgttaGCAGCTCATCCATCGAGGCTTCCTCTGTCAGATCAGTCAGCTCCTTGTTCTTTTCAAAGTCCAGAGGAAGTTCACATTTTTCCAAATCATCAAGGATAAAAACTACTTTACTCTTCTCATCAATGGAACTTTCTggttgtttgaaatctttgaaGTAAAGATTTAGAAAATCTTTCATGCTTTGCTCTTTTCTTGTTGAATTCAGTTCACTGAAACTTAATGATACTATCAAGTCTATGTCTTTGTTGGACTTTCCTTTTGCCCAGTCAACCATGAATgtctttgtttgaaatgttttaccaaTACTAGACACTCCCTTTGTTAGTACTGCTCGCACTTCCTCTCGATTGAATATCTTTTCGGATGTTGATTTTACTACTTTTTGTTTATCTGTCTTGTTTTCCTTTATCTCCCAGAGTTCTGTGTTCATCTTATGTTGACTCTTATGTTCCATGTTATGCTTCTTTAAGATTTCTTTCTTCACGTGGTCCATGAGTTTGTGTTTGGCATCTTTCTCTGAAGGGAAACAATATGGtagaaataagtaaaataatcaACTATAACGCAGGGTCATGACTGGTTTGTCTTTGCATATATAAAAACAAGTGCATGCAGTGTTCTAaattgtgttgtgtatttataaCCTCCTTTGCATGTCAAATTTAGCtgccacatcatcatcatcatcatcatcatcatcataaataGTAGGAGAATGATAGTGGATTACACTCACCTTAACTTTATTGCCTTATGTTGCTAACATCTTTACGTTAATCAGTTATTTATTGACTTGCATAACTTGTCTGTATATTCTACATGTTTTTACTGACTAAAATCACACTAACACAGTAGAATTACGGACCACAGTAAGTCACTGTACCTACTTTGAGTGTCATTGTGATTCTTAGTGTGAATCTCTTTCTTACCTCGACATTCAGTCACTTTCTCAATATATTTGGGAGGAATCTTGTCAACTCCTGAGGGTTGAGAGATGATCCACAGACGAGCAGAGGGAAGTAGTTTtcccttgatgaggtttgtAAGGAGCACATCCATCGAGGCTTCTTCTTTCATATCAGTCAGCTCCTTGTTCTTTTCAAAGTCAAGAGGAAGTTCACATTTTTCCAAATCATCAAGGATAAAAACTACTTTACTCTTCTCATCAATGCAAAATCCTGGTTGTTTGAAATCTGTAAAGGACTGATTTAGAAATTCTTCCATGCTTTGCTCTTTATCTCTTCTTGAATTCAGTTCAGTGAAACTTAATGATACTATCAAGTCTATGTCAGTGTTGGACTTTCCTTTTGCCCAGTCAACCATGAACTTCTGTGTATGACGTGTTTTCCCAATTGCAGACACTCCTTTGGTTAATACTGTTcgcactttcttttttttaaaaagacttaaGAAAGAGCGTGAACCATTAAATAAATCATTGTAACTACATGGTTTTAGtttatcttctgtgtttttctcatagAGTGCTGAGTGAGTCTCATCCCGACTGAGTTTCTTTTCATACTGACTGAGGATTCTGTTCTTGAGCTGGCGTTTGGGATCCCTttctaaagagagaaaaaacaatagGGATTGTATGAAACTTATCCAAAAATTGAACAATACTGTAAAGGTTTTATAATAAGTTTCACACAACAAACTGGAAGCTGTTAAATACAGCATCCTGTGTTTGTCAAATTGTGTTATAACTACAGTTACAGTGAAAAAtcttcaaatattaaaatgcaattaacaatatccagtgttttctttgtttgtgtaccTGTAGTACCTAAATGTCTGCTGGGTGGGTCATTCTTATACTCTTCACTTTTCGGCTGGGTGTTGCTTGATACTGGTTTCTGTGACTGAGAGcttaaacacagacaaaatattatattaatacacattaaaattcAGTGTGATAAAGATGAATAAGTTTGTGGATCTCTCTTTTGTCTGTAATGGCTTTAACAGTATGCACATACAACTCATTGTTTCCATACATTGgttaagtaaaaatgtaaagaagtgATCATTATGTCTGCATCAAAGTACTAAAATCAAAATGATATTTTACATATAGTAAATTGCTATTATTCTATTTGTCTCTACAATTGACTACATCACAAAAATGTCTTACCTTGGTACTCTGTCACTCAAGTTGGGGGGGCCATCCTTGGACCTGTCACTTCTCATGGAAACGTCGCTGGGCGCAGGAGAGATTGGCCTTTTGCTATGAAGTGGGTTTTAACACAGATTTGAAAATACCTTTGACAATTACAAACATTAAAGTGGCCATATTATGcaaaaatccactttttggtcatttattTGACTCTATGAGGCATGTACCaccaagtatgttagaagtgcactggctttgtagaaaccagtcccTGAGAGTTTCATTTAAAGTTTGCACTCGCAATGATGCATTGTCGAATCTCAGGAACCCAATCCTTGCTTAGACATGGTTTAACCACCATTCATGACAACCAGGCCAAACACTTGCAGTCCGACATTGGTTTTCGTTGCTGTAGCAGACTCACTGActcagaaaacaacagaacagcagcagtccACCAACAACGGACACTTCTCACCTTTTGAATTTTTGCACAAATTTAAAGTCTCTCTTAATCCTCCATTTTCCCATGATCTGAACAAACTGcagatgtatttgttttaactgAGAAGTTcaggatatgtgtgtgtgtatgttaagtTCCAACCAGTTTGTGGATGCTGGATAAATTTCAGGACTGAAGCTTTAAAGGACTGATTTTGACAATTTGTGACAGGAGGAGTAGTCCAGATCTGTGCTCATTAACA
This region includes:
- the LOC113167168 gene encoding NLR family CARD domain-containing protein 3-like, yielding MSLVELLNYFFEETRKSVISDFEQFKVFLVLDGLDKLPLDFDKSNILADVREPASVNVLLTNLIRGNLLPSAQLWITSRPSETEQLPPDSIDRMTEIREKPDVASQRKLKTQLKDQFTKVCEGIDRQKTSALLNDIFTDLYIIEGEKGEVNVQSETRQVQDAKFKKQETPIKYHDIFKDTSGENKPIRTVLTNGMAGIGKTFASLKYMLDWAEGKANENIYYTFPLPFRELNLKKEREHSLEELIHQFFPAMETSEIKDYNKYKILVVLDGYDECRLDLDFSENTVWTDMTKPTSVKVLLTNLIQGNLLPEAQIWITSRPAASNHIPGDKVDRVTEVRGFNDDQKEQYFRKRFSDKHLAEQILSNVKKSRSLYIMCHIPVFCWITSEVLEDFVSRNQDEGMPKTLTDMYIHLLLLQCRQANVKYRDEAADGSETDSCWNTRNKETILSLSKLAFTELEKGNLLFTEEKLKECGIDITNAAVFSGLFTQIKRDGCGLYQQKLFCFAHMSIQEFLAAFYAFYTFNEEGQNLLTIPASTNADLPTIDFYKTAVNKALNSEHGDYDLFLRFLLGLSLETNQILFQGLLKKTGNAKETNKKTIKFIKEKIRKEKNDDKSAEKNLNLFYCLNELNDHSLVKEVKKYLQSETKEFEKFSAAQWSALTFVLLTSDEKLDVFDLKKYLKSEKVLLGMLPVVKVSKTTLLSWCELTEEACKGLTSSVLTACSNLTELDLSHNDFLDSGVEFIANGLKSLNCKLEKLKLAGCQVTENGCSSLSSALKCNKASVLKELDLSYNHPGVNGMMELSEFPSLKLCFDRGGEHRLKPGLKKYGINLKFDENTASKRLVLSEGNRKVKTLKRVEERVSRPDNSDRFKRSQVLCECDEGLTGICYWEVEWKGTVGIAVTYKDVGRMERHGWHRSDI
- the LOC113167169 gene encoding cell surface glycoprotein 1-like, whose translation is MTRTMEDGRESNRLGSLSRITGTVAPGKHPLHSKRPISPAPSDFSMASDRSMDGPPNLSDRVISPLEQKRPVSPAPSDVSMESDRSKDGPPNFNPLEHQRPVSPASSLVSMTSDRSKDGPPNFSDGEPNPLHSKRPISPAPSDVSMASDRSMDGPPNLSDRVISPLEHKRPVSPAPSDVSMTSERSKDGPPNFSKTVPGKRPISPAPSDVSMRSDRSKDGPPNLSDRVPSSQSQKPVSSNTQPKSEEYKNDPPSRHLGTTERDPKRQLKNRILSQYEKKLSRDETHSALYEKNTEDKLKPCSYNDLFNGSRSFLSLFKKKKVRTVLTKGVSAIGKTRHTQKFMVDWAKGKSNTDIDLIVSLSFTELNSRRDKEQSMEEFLNQSFTDFKQPGFCIDEKKQGAD